A genomic stretch from Tachyglossus aculeatus isolate mTacAcu1 chromosome 19, mTacAcu1.pri, whole genome shotgun sequence includes:
- the KMO gene encoding kynurenine 3-monooxygenase isoform X1 has protein sequence MPSTDTHKKKVAIIGGGLVGAVNACFLAKRGFQVDIYEAREDLRVAEVARGRSINLALSHRGRQALRSIGLEDQIVSQGIPMRSRMIHSLSGKKSAIPYGKKSQYILSISREILNKELLTEVEKYPNAKVHFGHKLLNCRPEEGKLTVFRSDDGPVEIACDLIVGCDGAYSTVRKQLLKQPRFNFSQHYISHGYMELTIPPKNGEFAMEPNCLHIWPRNTFMMIALPNANKSFTCTVFMPFEDFESLTTGSEVLDFFKRNFPDSVPLIGEQALKRDYFLLPAQSMIAIKCSSFHLKSKCLLMGDAAHAIVPFFGQGMNAGFEDCLVFDELMDKFNNDLCICLPEFSRLRIPDDHAISDLSMYNYIEMRAHVNSPWFLFRMYLDWVLYALMPSTFIPLYTMVTFSRIRYHEAVLRWQWQNKVVKRGLMVCGSLSALSGAYLLTRCLSWRSVSHLWSSGAACLKAIRAFSF, from the exons GTTGGAGCGGTCAATGCATGTTTCTTGGCCAAAAGAGGCTTCCAAGTTGACATCTATGAAGCCAGGGAAG ATCTTCGGGTTGCTGAGGTCGCTCGCGGAAGGAGCATCAACTTGGCTCTCTCTCACAGAGGGCGGCAAGCCCTCAGATCTATTGGGCTGGAAGACCAG ATTGTGTCCCAGGGGATTCCGATGCGATCAAGGATGATTCATTCTCTTTCGGGGAAAAAGTCTGCCATTCCCTATGGCAAGAAGAGCCAG TATATTCTTTCCATTAGCAGAGAAATTCTAAACAAAGAGCTTCTGACTG agGTTGAAAAATATCCCAATGCAAAGGTGCACTTTGGCCACAAACTGTTGAACTGTAGACCTGAGGAAGGAAAGCTCACCGTGTTCCG ATCCGACGATGGGCCCGTGGAAATTGCATGCGATCTCATTGTTGGCTGTGACGGAGCTTATTCTACTGTCAGAAAACAGCTCTTGAAACAGCCACGTTTCAACTTCAGCCAACATTATATCTCTCACGGATACATGGAACTGACCATTCCACCCAAGAATGGAGAA ttTGCCATGGAGCCCAATTGTCTGCACATCTGGCCCAGAAACACCTTTATGATGATTGCACTTCCTAACGCG AACAAGTCTTTCACGTGCACGGTGTTTATGCCCTTTGAAGACTTCGAAAGCCTCACAACCGGCAGCGAGGTCTTGGATTTCTTCAAGCGGAACTTTCCCGATTCCGTTCCCCTCATCGGaga GCAAGCTCTGAAGCGAGATTACTTCCTGCTCCCAGCCCAGTCCATGATAGCCATAAAGTGCTCTTCGTTCCACCTGAAGTCCAAATGCCTGCTGATGGGAGATGCCGCCCATGCGATCGTGCCGTTTTTCGGACAAGGAATGAACGCG ggctttgaagattgttTAGTATTTGATGAGCTCATGGATAAATTTAACAATGACCTCT GCATCTGCCTTCCTGAGTTCTCCCGGCTTAGGATTCCAGATGATCACGCCATCTCGGACTTATCCATGTACAATTACATAGAG ATGCGGGCGCACGTTAACTCCCCGTGGTTTCTCTTCCGGATGTACCTGGATTGGGTTCTGTATGCTCTCATGCCGTCCACCTTTATCCCGCTCTACACCATG GTCACCTTCTCCCGGATCCGCTACCACGAAGCAGTGCTGCGGTGGCAGTGGCAGAACAAG GTGGTGAAGAGAGGCCTTATGGTCTGCGGGTCGTTGTCCGCCTTGAGTGGGGCTTACCTCCTCACTCGCTGCCTGTCTTGGCGATCGGTCTCCCACCTGTGGAGTAGCGGCGCTGCTTGCCTGAAGGCTATCCGAGCcttttccttctga
- the KMO gene encoding kynurenine 3-monooxygenase isoform X2 — MPSTDTHKKKVAIIGGGLVGAVNACFLAKRGFQVDIYEAREDLRVAEVARGRSINLALSHRGRQALRSIGLEDQIVSQGIPMRSRMIHSLSGKKSAIPYGKKSQYILSISREILNKELLTEVEKYPNAKVHFGHKLLNCRPEEGKLTVFRSDDGPVEIACDLIVGCDGAYSTVRKQLLKQPRFNFSQHYISHGYMELTIPPKNGEFAMEPNCLHIWPRNTFMMIALPNANKSFTCTVFMPFEDFESLTTGSEVLDFFKRNFPDSVPLIGEQALKRDYFLLPAQSMIAIKCSSFHLKSKCLLMGDAAHAIVPFFGQGMNAGFEDCLVFDELMDKFNNDLCICLPEFSRLRIPDDHAISDLSMYNYIEVTFSRIRYHEAVLRWQWQNKVVKRGLMVCGSLSALSGAYLLTRCLSWRSVSHLWSSGAACLKAIRAFSF, encoded by the exons GTTGGAGCGGTCAATGCATGTTTCTTGGCCAAAAGAGGCTTCCAAGTTGACATCTATGAAGCCAGGGAAG ATCTTCGGGTTGCTGAGGTCGCTCGCGGAAGGAGCATCAACTTGGCTCTCTCTCACAGAGGGCGGCAAGCCCTCAGATCTATTGGGCTGGAAGACCAG ATTGTGTCCCAGGGGATTCCGATGCGATCAAGGATGATTCATTCTCTTTCGGGGAAAAAGTCTGCCATTCCCTATGGCAAGAAGAGCCAG TATATTCTTTCCATTAGCAGAGAAATTCTAAACAAAGAGCTTCTGACTG agGTTGAAAAATATCCCAATGCAAAGGTGCACTTTGGCCACAAACTGTTGAACTGTAGACCTGAGGAAGGAAAGCTCACCGTGTTCCG ATCCGACGATGGGCCCGTGGAAATTGCATGCGATCTCATTGTTGGCTGTGACGGAGCTTATTCTACTGTCAGAAAACAGCTCTTGAAACAGCCACGTTTCAACTTCAGCCAACATTATATCTCTCACGGATACATGGAACTGACCATTCCACCCAAGAATGGAGAA ttTGCCATGGAGCCCAATTGTCTGCACATCTGGCCCAGAAACACCTTTATGATGATTGCACTTCCTAACGCG AACAAGTCTTTCACGTGCACGGTGTTTATGCCCTTTGAAGACTTCGAAAGCCTCACAACCGGCAGCGAGGTCTTGGATTTCTTCAAGCGGAACTTTCCCGATTCCGTTCCCCTCATCGGaga GCAAGCTCTGAAGCGAGATTACTTCCTGCTCCCAGCCCAGTCCATGATAGCCATAAAGTGCTCTTCGTTCCACCTGAAGTCCAAATGCCTGCTGATGGGAGATGCCGCCCATGCGATCGTGCCGTTTTTCGGACAAGGAATGAACGCG ggctttgaagattgttTAGTATTTGATGAGCTCATGGATAAATTTAACAATGACCTCT GCATCTGCCTTCCTGAGTTCTCCCGGCTTAGGATTCCAGATGATCACGCCATCTCGGACTTATCCATGTACAATTACATAGAG GTCACCTTCTCCCGGATCCGCTACCACGAAGCAGTGCTGCGGTGGCAGTGGCAGAACAAG GTGGTGAAGAGAGGCCTTATGGTCTGCGGGTCGTTGTCCGCCTTGAGTGGGGCTTACCTCCTCACTCGCTGCCTGTCTTGGCGATCGGTCTCCCACCTGTGGAGTAGCGGCGCTGCTTGCCTGAAGGCTATCCGAGCcttttccttctga